In a genomic window of Branchiostoma floridae strain S238N-H82 chromosome 19, Bfl_VNyyK, whole genome shotgun sequence:
- the LOC118406991 gene encoding uncharacterized protein LOC118406991, translating into MPTATTLRGPITVRAGVAMEETGLTALILISAKRELTIVTQTPRVLTHLAWMDTTAHVILDSLGTDLCAKTSMNAAIQAYTAVPKMRHARIQRAGINASAMKGLQLKGPYALTLMIAMESPASMGEHVSMPLDHSSVTAPMVPVAMSVTYTSLRGAVGVAGVTTAFAGCQTARRWCPVCGPGPVPGSQGTAVLQPATVTTRTGRSASQMSMNVKKELVTVIQTPPVKTSLELVSITAHVTADLLVMAFGVKI; encoded by the exons ATGCCCACTGCTACAACACTGCGGGGTCCTATAACTGTGCGTGCAGGGGTGGCTATGGAGGAGACGGGTTTAACTGCACTG ATATTGATCAGTGCCAAGAGGGAACTCACCATTGTCACCCAAACGCCACGTGTGTTAACACATTTGGCATGGATGGATACAACTGCTCATGTGATCCTGGATTCACTGGGGACGGATTTGTGTGCGAAG acatcaatgaatgcagCGATCCAGGCCTACACAGCTGTACCCAAAATGCGACATGCACGAATACAGAGGGCGGGTATAAATGCGTCTGCAATGAAGGGTTTACAGCTCAAGGGTCCATATGCATTG ACATTGATGATTGCGATGGAGTCACCTGCTTCAATGGGGGAACATGTGTCGATGCCATTGGATCATTCTTCTGTAACTGCTCCGATGGTACCAGTGGCGATGTCTGTAACATAT ACGAGTCTACGTGGAGCAGTTGGAGTAGCTGGAGTGACGACTGCTTTTGCCGGGTGTCAAACGGCACGGCGATGGTGTCCCGTGTGCGGTCCCGGTCCTGTCCCGGGAAGCCAGGGTACAGCGGTACTCCAACCTGCGACGGTGACGACACGGACTGGGAGGAGTGCATCCCAG ATGTCGATGAATGTGAAGAAGGAACTAGTCACTGTCATCCAAACGCCACCTGTAAAAACATCATTGGAGTTGGTCAGTATAACTGCACATGTGACAGCGGATTTGCTGGTGATGGCTTTCGGTGTAAAG ataTAG